GAGTATGCAGTTAAAGGAGCAGAAATAATAAAGCAGATTCCTGATTTAAGGATCATTGAAATCGAAACATCGCATGGCTGCCCGAGAAAAAAGGGCTGCTCGTTCTGCACAGAGCCCATAAAGCACAATTTAGAATTCAGAAACAAAGAAGACATTGTAAAAGAAATTGGGGCATTTTACAGCTTGGGGTGCAGATATTTCAGAATAGGAAAGCAAAGCTGCTTTTACAGCTATCCTTATGCAACTGAGCTGCTTAAAGAAATAAGGGATAAATTCCCGAGAATTGAAGTTCTGCATATTGATAATGTGAACCCAGTTATGGCATTGTCAAAAAAAGGCGGGGAGATAACAAAGGCAATAGCCAAATACTGCACAGCAGGCAATGTAGCGGCTTTTGGAGTTGAAAGCTTTGATCCAGTTGTTTATAGTGAAAACTGCCTGAACTGCACAGCAGAGCAGGCATTGGAGGCAATAAGGATTCTGAATAAATACGGCTCTGAAAAAGGAGATAATGGAATGCCGAAATTTCTGCCCGGGATAAACTTATTATTTGGCTTAAAAGGCGAGTCAAAAGAAACGCATGAAAAGAACATGTTTTATCTGAAGAAAATATTGGATGAAGGATTGCTGCTGAGAAGGATCAACATAAGGCAGGCCGCAATATTCGAGGGAACAGACTTATACAATACAGTAAAAAATAAATTCATGAAAAAGAACAAAAAATATTACTGGAAATGGCGCAATGAGATAAGGCAGAATATTGACTTTCCGATGCTGCAGAAGCTAGTGCCCACAGGAACAGTCTTAAAGGGCGTAAGAGCAGAGATCTATGACGGAAACACAACATTTGCAAGGCAGATCGGAACGTATCCTCTTATTGTAGGAATAAAAGGAAGGCTCGAATTAAACAAATTCTACAATGTAAGGATAACTGATCACATGCTGAGAAGCGTTGTTGGGGAGATTGTTGAATAAAAACGAAATGTTTATATATGTCATAGTCTAA
This Candidatus Woesearchaeota archaeon DNA region includes the following protein-coding sequences:
- a CDS encoding radical SAM protein, translated to MITILDCYTDEPSGLGVPPYLGTYPRYIAGYINSDAIYITIDDLRFFRYYNLDEKKKEVNRKTNIKIYNLTKNHTNIKDILENTTKLIIILGVHTPGKYLSALPGTLKEVSDLLKDYRFEKILTGPAVFGTQLEGGKFSEKADLKIFNKIESFDFKYDEIKEYAVKGAEIIKQIPDLRIIEIETSHGCPRKKGCSFCTEPIKHNLEFRNKEDIVKEIGAFYSLGCRYFRIGKQSCFYSYPYATELLKEIRDKFPRIEVLHIDNVNPVMALSKKGGEITKAIAKYCTAGNVAAFGVESFDPVVYSENCLNCTAEQALEAIRILNKYGSEKGDNGMPKFLPGINLLFGLKGESKETHEKNMFYLKKILDEGLLLRRINIRQAAIFEGTDLYNTVKNKFMKKNKKYYWKWRNEIRQNIDFPMLQKLVPTGTVLKGVRAEIYDGNTTFARQIGTYPLIVGIKGRLELNKFYNVRITDHMLRSVVGEIVE